One Fusobacterium ulcerans DNA segment encodes these proteins:
- a CDS encoding DUF5684 domain-containing protein — MIGLILMIIAFVGMWKTFEKAGMEGWKGIVPVYNMYLLITEIAKKPWWYLLLLFVPIANIVIMIIVSIEVAKAFGKGTGFGVGLALLSFVFYPLLGFGDAVYQELGTAEETTTDSEDKNEKLDYDL; from the coding sequence ATGATAGGATTAATTTTAATGATTATTGCTTTTGTAGGAATGTGGAAAACTTTTGAAAAGGCTGGAATGGAAGGATGGAAAGGTATTGTTCCTGTTTATAATATGTATCTTCTTATCACTGAAATTGCAAAAAAACCATGGTGGTATTTATTACTATTATTTGTACCAATTGCAAATATAGTTATTATGATCATTGTAAGTATTGAAGTTGCTAAAGCATTTGGAAAAGGAACTGGATTTGGAGTAGGACTTGCTCTGCTTTCATTTGTATTCTATCCGTTATTAGGATTTGGAGATGCAGTATATCAAGAGCTTGGAACAGCTGAAGAAACTACTACTGATTCAGAAGATAAAAATGAAAAACTAGATTACGATCTATAG
- a CDS encoding Rqc2 family fibronectin-binding protein, with amino-acid sequence MFYIDGISLNKIKDELKENLSGKKINKITKNTEVSLSIYFGKTELVFSCNPSFPICYIADSKESILENTVGLAANMRKHLLNAMLTDVQQLGFDRILCFKFAKINELGEIKNYSIYFEIMGKYSNFIFTDEDDRIIDLLKRFSLEENRLRALFPGLKYEQPVIEEKISPLNITEEEFDKFKSENSLLKNVEGLGKLTVQNISDFNSFTHLLNTPSQPKIFLNKGRIVLGSVLDIIPKGKEYDEAVSFDSFREAINFYINSENLSSSFDTLKTQLLDNINKRIKKNMRIISLLEEEVIEKQDFIKYKEQGDILAASIYTLKKGMSSLETYDFYNNKEISIPLDPQITPQENLEKLYKKYNKLKRGMEANKRRFMEINEELDYLNSIKLFIDNSPSTDNLKLIQEELISQGYIKIQQKKGNRKKQVKEIGYGVLEFENFKILYGRNNIENDNLTFKVAAKDDIWLHSKNIPGSHVIIKTDEITDEILLKGAEVAAYFSKSSVGDKISVDYTKKRYINKPKGGKPGFVTYENEKNILIEKPEKL; translated from the coding sequence ATGTTTTACATTGATGGTATTTCATTGAACAAAATAAAAGACGAACTGAAAGAAAATCTTTCAGGAAAAAAAATAAACAAGATAACAAAAAATACAGAAGTTTCTCTCTCTATTTATTTTGGAAAAACTGAGCTTGTATTTTCTTGCAACCCTTCTTTTCCTATCTGCTATATTGCAGATTCTAAAGAAAGTATCTTGGAAAATACTGTTGGTCTTGCTGCAAACATGAGAAAACATCTGCTCAATGCTATGCTCACTGATGTTCAACAGTTAGGATTTGATAGAATATTATGTTTTAAATTTGCCAAAATAAATGAACTTGGTGAAATTAAAAACTATTCAATATATTTTGAAATAATGGGAAAATATTCAAACTTTATATTTACTGATGAAGATGACAGAATAATTGACCTCCTTAAACGTTTTTCTCTTGAAGAAAATCGTTTAAGAGCTCTTTTCCCTGGGCTAAAATATGAACAGCCTGTTATTGAGGAAAAAATCTCTCCTTTAAATATTACTGAGGAAGAGTTTGATAAATTTAAAAGTGAAAATTCTCTTTTAAAGAATGTTGAAGGATTGGGAAAATTAACTGTTCAAAATATATCTGATTTTAATAGCTTTACACATCTTCTGAATACTCCATCACAGCCAAAAATATTCTTAAACAAAGGAAGAATAGTTCTTGGAAGCGTCCTTGATATCATTCCTAAAGGAAAAGAATATGATGAGGCAGTTTCTTTTGACAGTTTCAGAGAGGCTATAAATTTCTATATAAATTCAGAAAATCTATCAAGCAGTTTTGATACATTAAAAACTCAGCTTCTTGATAATATTAATAAGAGAATCAAGAAAAATATGAGAATAATCTCTCTTTTAGAAGAAGAGGTAATAGAGAAACAGGATTTTATAAAATATAAGGAGCAGGGAGATATTCTAGCTGCATCTATATATACTCTTAAAAAAGGTATGTCTTCTCTTGAAACTTATGATTTTTATAATAATAAAGAGATATCTATTCCACTTGATCCACAGATAACTCCACAAGAAAATCTGGAAAAACTTTATAAAAAATATAATAAACTAAAAAGAGGTATGGAAGCTAATAAAAGAAGATTTATGGAAATAAATGAAGAGTTAGATTACCTGAACAGTATTAAACTTTTTATTGATAACAGTCCAAGCACTGATAACCTAAAGCTTATACAGGAAGAGCTCATATCTCAAGGATATATAAAGATTCAACAGAAAAAAGGGAATAGAAAAAAACAAGTGAAGGAAATTGGCTATGGAGTCCTTGAATTTGAAAATTTCAAGATACTTTATGGAAGAAATAATATTGAAAACGATAACTTAACTTTTAAAGTAGCTGCTAAAGATGATATATGGCTGCATTCTAAAAATATTCCAGGATCTCATGTTATTATAAAAACTGATGAGATTACAGATGAAATACTTTTAAAAGGTGCTGAAGTAGCTGCATATTTCTCTAAAAGTTCTGTTGGAGATAAAATCAGTGTAGATTACACTAAAAAAAGATATATAAACAAACCTAAAGGTGGTAAGCCTGGATTTGTTACTTATGAGAATGAAAAAAATATTCTCATTGAAAAACCTGAAAAATTATAA
- the hpt gene encoding hypoxanthine phosphoribosyltransferase: MDYTIETLIPREAVEKRIKELASEIERDYKGREVIVLGLLKGSVIFMSDLIKEIDIPLVIDFMSVSSYGNGTDSTGIVKILKDTDFDLKGREILIVEDIIDTGLTLKYVREFIESKGTKSVAICTLLDKPSRRKVDIKGDYVGFEIPDEFVVGYGLDYAQHHRNLPYVGMVVKK; this comes from the coding sequence TTGGATTATACAATTGAAACATTGATACCAAGGGAAGCAGTGGAAAAAAGAATAAAGGAACTTGCTTCTGAAATAGAAAGAGATTATAAAGGGAGAGAGGTAATAGTTTTAGGATTATTGAAAGGTTCTGTTATTTTTATGAGTGACCTTATAAAAGAAATAGACATTCCTCTTGTAATTGATTTTATGAGTGTATCAAGCTATGGAAATGGTACTGACAGTACTGGAATTGTAAAGATATTGAAAGACACAGATTTTGATTTAAAAGGCAGAGAGATACTTATTGTTGAAGATATAATTGATACTGGTCTTACTTTAAAATATGTGAGAGAATTTATAGAATCTAAAGGAACAAAAAGTGTAGCAATCTGTACTCTTTTAGATAAACCTAGCAGAAGAAAAGTAGATATCAAAGGAGATTATGTAGGATTTGAAATTCCTGATGAGTTTGTAGTAGGGTATGGTTTAGATTATGCTCAGCACCATAGAAATCTGCCATATGTTGGAATGGTAGTAAAAAAATAG
- the rsmA gene encoding 16S rRNA (adenine(1518)-N(6)/adenine(1519)-N(6))-dimethyltransferase RsmA, whose protein sequence is MSFKHKKKFGQNFLTDQKEVLRKIMEVSAVNENDTVLEIGPGEGALTALLLDTAEKVVTVEIDRDLEKILRKKFDGNPKYTLVMNDVLETDLKEYVGAGTKVVANIPYYITSPIINKLIENRDVIDEIYIMVQKEVAERICAKKGKERSVLTLAVEYFGEAEYLFTIPKEAFTPIPKVDSAFMSIKLYKDDKYKKLVAEDIFFKYVKAAFANKRKNLLNNFTSLGMSKDELRVVLNEVGIKETERAENLTIEDFINLIAVFEKK, encoded by the coding sequence ATGTCCTTTAAACATAAAAAGAAATTTGGTCAGAACTTTCTTACTGATCAAAAAGAAGTATTAAGAAAAATAATGGAAGTATCTGCTGTAAATGAAAATGATACTGTATTGGAAATAGGACCAGGAGAGGGAGCTCTTACTGCATTGCTTCTTGATACAGCTGAAAAAGTAGTTACAGTTGAAATAGATAGAGATTTAGAAAAAATATTGAGAAAGAAATTTGATGGAAATCCCAAATATACTCTTGTAATGAATGATGTTTTAGAAACTGATTTAAAAGAGTATGTAGGAGCTGGGACAAAAGTTGTGGCTAATATTCCATACTATATAACTTCACCAATTATAAATAAACTTATTGAAAACAGAGATGTAATAGATGAGATATATATAATGGTTCAAAAAGAAGTTGCTGAGAGGATATGTGCTAAAAAAGGTAAGGAAAGAAGTGTTCTTACTCTTGCAGTAGAATATTTTGGAGAGGCAGAGTATCTGTTTACTATACCTAAAGAAGCTTTTACACCTATTCCTAAGGTAGATTCAGCTTTTATGTCTATAAAACTTTATAAAGATGATAAATATAAAAAACTTGTAGCTGAAGATATATTTTTCAAATATGTAAAGGCAGCTTTTGCCAATAAAAGAAAAAATTTACTAAATAATTTTACCTCTTTAGGAATGTCTAAAGATGAATTAAGAGTAGTTTTGAATGAAGTTGGAATAAAGGAAACAGAAAGAGCAGAAAATCTTACTATAGAGGATTTTATAAATTTGATAGCTGTATTTGAAAAAAAATAA
- a CDS encoding PASTA domain-containing protein, translated as MNKKSICFSFLTLVAVVLIAFFSFKIFEKIYFNETFYSVPDLKTLTLADAEKMLESNELNIRNMGEEFSELPVGEIFLQEPEAGNIVKKNRNIKVWISKGEALVEVPELKGMNFLDAKAIAEQRGLIVDRVATTKANTAYNEVISTDPATGTLLRRGQKISFLINGSEQLMDVRVPDVIGVEINKAKEILTENSLLVGKITYVSLPEIEKDLVIETSVLAGRRVSAGTVIDITVNKEN; from the coding sequence ATGAATAAAAAGTCAATCTGTTTCTCTTTTCTTACTTTAGTAGCTGTTGTTTTAATAGCTTTCTTTTCATTCAAGATATTTGAAAAAATATACTTCAATGAAACTTTCTATTCTGTTCCAGATTTAAAGACTCTAACTTTAGCTGATGCTGAAAAAATGTTGGAAAGTAATGAACTGAACATCAGAAATATGGGTGAAGAATTTTCTGAACTTCCTGTGGGTGAGATCTTTCTTCAAGAACCTGAAGCTGGGAATATTGTAAAGAAAAATAGAAACATCAAGGTATGGATAAGTAAAGGAGAAGCTCTTGTGGAAGTTCCTGAACTAAAAGGAATGAACTTTCTGGATGCCAAAGCTATTGCTGAGCAAAGAGGACTTATTGTAGACAGAGTAGCCACTACAAAAGCCAACACTGCATACAATGAAGTTATATCAACTGACCCTGCAACTGGTACACTTCTTAGAAGAGGGCAAAAAATATCTTTTCTTATCAATGGTTCTGAACAGCTCATGGATGTAAGAGTTCCCGATGTTATTGGTGTTGAGATAAATAAAGCTAAAGAAATTCTTACAGAAAATTCTCTTCTTGTTGGAAAAATAACTTATGTATCTCTTCCAGAGATAGAAAAAGATTTAGTTATTGAAACAAGTGTCTTAGCTGGAAGAAGAGTATCTGCTGGTACAGTAATTGATATAACTGTAAATAAGGAAAATTAG
- a CDS encoding CvfB family protein — protein MIKIGKRQKMIINNFASVGAYLHGGTDDDKDNILLPNNELEGRELKEGDEVEVLIYMDSEDRPVATFRKTEALVGNLAKLEVTDIHPTLGAFMDWGLKKELLLPKGQQVGKVEKGKKYLVGIYEDSKGRLSATMKIYNFLLPSTEMKKNDIISGTVYGINPEIGVFVAVEDRYFGLIPKNEYFKDYKVGDVIEARVIRVREDGKIDLTPRELAYIQMDKDAELVYEKMRLLGESFGFTDKSSPEEIIDYFNMSKKAFKRAVGNLLKNGKIEKNDKGYFKIKKEKKEIQE, from the coding sequence ATGATAAAAATAGGAAAAAGACAAAAAATGATCATCAATAATTTTGCAAGTGTAGGAGCATATTTACATGGTGGAACTGATGATGATAAAGATAATATACTTCTTCCAAATAATGAGTTGGAAGGAAGAGAGCTTAAAGAAGGAGACGAAGTAGAAGTACTTATATATATGGATTCAGAAGATAGACCAGTAGCTACTTTCAGAAAAACTGAAGCTTTAGTTGGAAATCTGGCTAAACTAGAAGTAACAGATATTCATCCGACTTTAGGTGCTTTTATGGATTGGGGATTAAAGAAGGAGCTTCTTCTTCCAAAAGGACAGCAGGTAGGAAAAGTAGAAAAAGGGAAAAAATATCTTGTAGGGATATATGAGGATAGTAAAGGAAGACTTTCTGCTACTATGAAAATATATAATTTTCTTCTTCCATCAACAGAAATGAAGAAAAATGATATAATAAGTGGAACAGTTTATGGAATTAATCCTGAGATAGGAGTCTTTGTAGCTGTAGAGGATAGATATTTTGGACTTATACCTAAAAATGAATACTTCAAAGACTATAAAGTTGGAGATGTAATAGAAGCTAGAGTAATAAGAGTAAGGGAAGATGGGAAAATTGATCTTACTCCAAGAGAACTTGCATATATCCAAATGGATAAAGATGCAGAGCTTGTATATGAAAAAATGAGACTTCTTGGAGAAAGTTTTGGATTTACTGATAAAAGTTCTCCAGAAGAGATTATTGATTATTTTAATATGAGTAAGAAGGCGTTTAAAAGAGCTGTTGGAAACTTATTAAAAAATGGAAAAATTGAAAAGAATGATAAAGGATATTTTAAAATAAAAAAAGAAAAAAAAGAAATACAAGAATAA
- the rimM gene encoding ribosome maturation factor RimM (Essential for efficient processing of 16S rRNA): protein MELLTVGKISGTHHLKGAVKIIANIGDAEILEGNRVIVELPGGEQKIFTVTSVNPLVGNKWVAEFQEVTNKTEAGKLKNSLIKIRRELLGIGEDEYLLNDLLDMKAVDADNGDILGKITDIFETAAHDILVIERENTEIMVPDVDEFVKKIDFDKREIFIHLIEGMKEVKGQKLKQDDGIDEELEENEEK from the coding sequence ATGGAACTTTTAACAGTTGGTAAGATTTCTGGAACACATCACTTAAAGGGAGCAGTTAAGATAATAGCTAATATAGGAGATGCTGAAATTCTTGAAGGAAATAGAGTAATAGTGGAACTTCCTGGAGGAGAACAGAAAATATTTACTGTAACAAGTGTAAATCCTTTAGTTGGGAATAAATGGGTGGCAGAATTTCAGGAAGTAACTAATAAAACAGAAGCTGGAAAATTAAAAAATTCACTTATAAAAATTAGAAGGGAACTATTGGGAATTGGAGAAGATGAATATCTTCTAAATGACCTTTTAGATATGAAAGCTGTAGATGCTGATAATGGAGATATACTTGGGAAAATAACTGATATATTTGAAACAGCAGCTCATGATATTTTGGTGATCGAGAGAGAAAATACAGAAATAATGGTTCCTGATGTAGATGAGTTTGTAAAGAAAATAGATTTTGATAAAAGAGAAATCTTTATTCATCTTATAGAAGGAATGAAAGAAGTAAAAGGTCAAAAATTAAAACAAGATGATGGGATAGATGAAGAGCTTGAGGAAAATGAGGAGAAATAA
- a CDS encoding DUF4911 domain-containing protein: MLGSYEYLIQSRKEDIDFINKIMEAYEGAGVVRTVDPHKGLINIITTYDFKDFVKEIVEDLDKNEVVAKIVEEGPWKGSLYINK, encoded by the coding sequence ATGCTGGGAAGTTATGAATATCTGATTCAAAGCAGAAAAGAAGACATAGATTTTATTAATAAGATAATGGAAGCATATGAAGGAGCTGGAGTTGTAAGAACAGTAGATCCTCATAAAGGGCTTATTAATATAATTACTACTTATGATTTTAAAGATTTTGTAAAAGAGATTGTTGAAGATTTAGATAAAAATGAAGTAGTTGCTAAAATAGTGGAAGAGGGTCCTTGGAAAGGATCTTTATATATCAATAAATAG
- the rsgA gene encoding ribosome small subunit-dependent GTPase A: protein MNKIQGFYYVKSDEEVYECKLRGILKRKENKHNCVVGDIVEFSEDNSITKVEKRKNLLERPLVANIDYIVIQFAGKDPVIDYERLNTLILNSFYYKIDPIIVVNKIDLLSQEEIEDIKKNLDFLKKLEIPYFLISERENIGIDQLKAFIQNKITAFGGPSGVGKSSIINLLQNVKVLETGETSKRLRRGKHTTKDTNLLPLPGGGFIIDTPGFSSVELPYIKDVQELISLFPEFKTDKNCKFYNCLHLNEPNCIIKDMVTNGEIAPVRYEFYKKTYEKLKSERWNRYE, encoded by the coding sequence ATAAACAAAATACAAGGATTTTATTATGTAAAGTCTGATGAAGAAGTATATGAATGTAAATTAAGAGGGATTTTAAAGAGAAAAGAGAATAAGCATAATTGTGTAGTAGGAGATATTGTAGAGTTTTCAGAAGATAATTCTATAACTAAAGTGGAAAAGAGGAAAAATCTTTTAGAAAGACCTTTAGTAGCAAATATAGATTATATTGTTATTCAATTTGCTGGAAAAGATCCAGTGATTGACTATGAAAGACTTAATACTCTCATTCTTAATAGTTTTTATTATAAAATTGATCCAATAATTGTTGTAAATAAAATTGATCTTCTTTCTCAGGAAGAAATTGAAGATATTAAAAAAAATCTGGATTTTCTTAAAAAATTGGAAATACCTTATTTTCTTATTTCTGAAAGAGAAAATATTGGTATAGATCAGCTGAAAGCTTTTATTCAAAATAAGATAACAGCCTTTGGAGGTCCCAGTGGTGTAGGTAAATCAAGTATTATTAATCTTTTGCAAAATGTCAAAGTTCTTGAAACTGGGGAAACAAGCAAGAGATTGAGAAGAGGAAAACATACAACTAAAGATACTAATCTTCTTCCACTTCCAGGTGGAGGTTTTATCATAGACACTCCTGGATTTTCATCTGTAGAGCTTCCTTACATAAAAGATGTACAGGAATTGATTTCATTATTTCCTGAATTCAAAACTGATAAAAATTGTAAATTTTATAATTGTTTGCATTTGAACGAACCAAATTGTATAATTAAAGATATGGTTACTAATGGAGAAATTGCTCCTGTAAGATATGAATTTTATAAAAAAACATATGAAAAATTAAAAAGTGAGAGGTGGAATAGGTATGAATAA
- a CDS encoding MarR family winged helix-turn-helix transcriptional regulator yields MNENIKKVNEVLEDFYKLFFKTEDMALKRGIKCLTHTELHLIEAIGQDSLTMNELAERIGITMGTATVAVSKLTEKGFIARVRSNTDRRKVFVSLTPKGAKALAYHNNYHKMIMSTLTEDIADKDLTHFIEVFEVILNALRGKTDYFKPLLITEFPVGTKVSVVEIKGTPIVQNFFASHGIENFTVLEIMENNDKDNFILKKTDGDLLVLDILDAKNLIGIKNE; encoded by the coding sequence ATGAATGAAAACATAAAAAAGGTTAACGAAGTATTAGAAGATTTTTACAAATTATTTTTTAAAACAGAGGATATGGCTCTTAAAAGAGGTATAAAATGCCTTACTCATACTGAACTTCATTTAATAGAAGCTATCGGACAGGATTCTCTTACTATGAATGAACTTGCAGAAAGAATTGGTATAACTATGGGAACTGCCACTGTTGCTGTTTCTAAACTTACAGAAAAAGGATTTATTGCCAGAGTAAGATCTAACACTGACAGAAGAAAAGTTTTTGTATCTTTAACTCCTAAAGGAGCTAAAGCTTTAGCATATCACAACAATTATCATAAAATGATAATGTCTACACTGACAGAAGATATTGCTGACAAAGACCTTACTCACTTTATTGAAGTTTTTGAAGTAATTTTAAATGCTCTTAGAGGAAAAACAGATTACTTTAAACCTCTTCTTATTACAGAATTTCCAGTTGGAACAAAAGTTTCTGTAGTTGAAATTAAAGGAACTCCAATTGTACAGAATTTCTTTGCAAGTCATGGAATAGAAAATTTTACTGTACTTGAAATAATGGAAAACAATGATAAAGATAACTTTATCTTGAAAAAAACTGATGGAGACCTTTTAGTTTTAGACATCCTTGATGCTAAAAACTTAATTGGAATAAAGAACGAGTAA
- the rpe gene encoding ribulose-phosphate 3-epimerase, protein MNNDIKIAPSILSADFSRLGEEVTAIDKAGADYVHIDVMDGMFVPNITFGAPVIKAIRNKTKLVFDVHLMIEKPERYIDDFVKAGADIITVHAESTVHLHRVIQQIKAHGIKAGVSLNPSTPVDVLKYVINDIDMVLIMSVNPGFGGQKFINSALDKIKDVRVLSKDVDIQVDGGITADTIGKCIEAGANIFVAGSYVFSGDYEERINSLKRG, encoded by the coding sequence ATGAATAATGATATTAAGATAGCTCCTTCTATCCTGTCAGCTGATTTCAGCAGACTTGGAGAAGAAGTAACAGCAATAGATAAAGCTGGAGCTGATTATGTTCATATAGATGTTATGGATGGGATGTTTGTTCCTAATATAACTTTTGGAGCTCCTGTTATAAAAGCTATAAGAAATAAAACAAAACTTGTATTTGATGTACATTTAATGATTGAAAAACCTGAAAGATATATTGATGATTTTGTTAAAGCGGGTGCTGATATAATCACTGTCCATGCAGAATCTACAGTACATCTTCACAGAGTTATTCAGCAGATAAAAGCTCATGGAATAAAGGCTGGTGTATCACTTAACCCTTCTACTCCTGTAGATGTTCTTAAATATGTTATCAATGATATAGATATGGTGCTTATTATGAGTGTCAATCCAGGTTTTGGAGGACAAAAATTTATTAACAGTGCATTAGATAAAATAAAAGATGTAAGAGTACTTAGCAAAGATGTAGATATTCAAGTAGATGGTGGAATTACGGCTGACACTATTGGAAAATGTATTGAAGCTGGAGCAAATATTTTTGTTGCTGGTTCATATGTTTTTTCTGGGGATTATGAAGAAAGAATAAATTCTTTAAAGAGAGGTTAA
- the trmD gene encoding tRNA (guanosine(37)-N1)-methyltransferase TrmD — protein MKINILTLFPEMFSGFKSESIIGRAIEKGSLEINVIDIRDFCYDKHKQADDTPFGGGAGMVMKPEPLMRALKTTAGKVIYTSPQGVKFDQQLAVELAQENEITIIAGHYEGIDERVIENNVDMEVSIGDFVLTGGELPAMVMTDCIARLIPGVIKKESYENDSFFNGLLDYPHYTRPAEYEGMEVPEVLLSGHHKNIELWRLKESLKRTYLRRRDLLEKRELTKMEKKLLAEIKAELGKEQK, from the coding sequence ATGAAGATCAATATTTTGACTCTGTTTCCTGAGATGTTTTCTGGATTCAAAAGTGAGAGCATAATAGGAAGAGCTATTGAAAAAGGCAGTCTTGAAATAAATGTAATAGATATCAGAGATTTCTGTTATGATAAACATAAACAGGCTGATGATACTCCTTTTGGAGGAGGGGCAGGGATGGTAATGAAACCTGAACCTCTTATGAGAGCATTGAAAACAACAGCTGGAAAAGTAATATATACTTCCCCTCAAGGAGTAAAGTTTGATCAGCAGCTGGCTGTGGAACTTGCTCAGGAAAATGAGATAACAATAATAGCAGGGCATTATGAAGGAATAGATGAAAGGGTAATTGAAAATAATGTAGATATGGAAGTATCTATAGGAGACTTTGTCCTTACAGGTGGAGAGTTACCAGCAATGGTAATGACTGACTGTATTGCAAGACTTATTCCTGGAGTTATAAAAAAAGAATCTTATGAAAATGATTCTTTTTTCAATGGGCTTCTGGATTATCCTCACTATACAAGACCTGCTGAATATGAAGGAATGGAAGTTCCAGAAGTACTGCTGTCAGGACATCATAAAAATATAGAGCTTTGGAGGCTTAAAGAAAGTCTTAAAAGAACATATTTAAGGAGAAGGGATTTACTGGAAAAAAGAGAACTCACTAAAATGGAGAAAAAACTTTTAGCTGAGATAAAAGCAGAGCTTGGAAAGGAGCAGAAATGA
- a CDS encoding KH domain-containing protein, with translation MEKLEKLISYIIKELVDTKEEVRIDYDAIDDTIIFKVSVAKGEMGKIIGKNGLTANAIRGVMQAAGVKDKLNVNVEFLD, from the coding sequence ATGGAAAAATTAGAAAAACTTATAAGTTACATCATAAAAGAATTAGTAGACACTAAAGAAGAAGTAAGAATAGACTATGATGCTATAGATGATACTATCATCTTTAAAGTAAGTGTAGCTAAAGGAGAAATGGGGAAAATAATAGGTAAAAATGGACTTACAGCTAATGCAATAAGAGGAGTTATGCAGGCAGCTGGAGTAAAAGATAAATTAAATGTAAATGTAGAATTTTTAGATTAG
- a CDS encoding gamma carbonic anhydrase family protein, producing the protein MIYKLKNLVPKIGKNNYIADSASVIGNVETGDNVSIWFSAVLRGDMSKITIGDDSNVQDNSTLHGDTDFPTTIGKGVTIGHNCVVHGCTVGDNSIIGMGSQILNGSVIPKNCIVSAGAVVNSKLKAEEGDLIAGSPAKVIKKLSEKHWKYLSYAKDSYLTKISRYSEDLEEITINQKD; encoded by the coding sequence ATGATATATAAGTTAAAAAATCTTGTCCCTAAGATAGGGAAAAATAATTATATAGCAGACAGTGCAAGCGTTATTGGAAATGTAGAAACAGGAGATAATGTTTCTATATGGTTTTCGGCTGTACTGAGAGGAGATATGAGTAAAATAACTATTGGAGATGATTCTAATGTTCAGGACAACTCAACTCTTCATGGAGATACAGATTTTCCTACTACAATAGGAAAAGGTGTTACTATTGGACATAACTGTGTAGTTCATGGGTGTACTGTTGGAGATAATTCTATAATAGGAATGGGAAGCCAGATACTTAATGGAAGTGTTATTCCTAAAAATTGTATTGTATCAGCAGGAGCAGTAGTAAACAGTAAATTAAAAGCAGAAGAGGGAGATCTGATAGCAGGCTCTCCAGCTAAAGTTATTAAAAAATTATCTGAAAAACATTGGAAATATTTATCTTATGCAAAAGATTCATATCTTACAAAAATAAGCAGATATTCAGAAGACTTAGAAGAAATAACTATAAATCAGAAAGACTAG
- a CDS encoding RNA methyltransferase — MREKIYLGLVHYPVYNKNNDVVCTSVTNFDIHDISRSCRTYDVKGYRLIVPVDAQKMLTERIIGYWQEGTGGQYNKDRENAFAITRVMDSIEKTIKEIEEREGQKPVIITTSARIFSNTIGYKALSEKIFEDDRPYLLLFGTGWGLTDEIMDMSDYILEPIRGNTRYNHLSVRAAVAIILDRLLGEN; from the coding sequence ATGAGAGAAAAAATTTATCTAGGATTGGTTCATTATCCTGTATATAATAAAAATAATGATGTGGTATGTACTTCAGTTACAAATTTTGATATTCATGATATATCAAGAAGTTGCAGAACTTATGATGTGAAAGGGTATCGTTTGATAGTTCCTGTTGATGCACAAAAAATGCTTACTGAAAGAATAATCGGATACTGGCAGGAAGGTACTGGAGGACAGTACAATAAAGACAGAGAAAATGCTTTTGCTATAACTAGAGTAATGGACAGTATAGAAAAAACTATTAAGGAAATAGAAGAGAGAGAAGGGCAAAAGCCAGTTATAATAACTACATCTGCAAGAATTTTTTCTAATACAATAGGATATAAAGCACTTTCAGAAAAAATATTTGAAGATGACAGGCCATATCTTTTGTTATTTGGAACAGGATGGGGTCTTACAGATGAAATAATGGATATGTCAGATTATATTCTTGAACCAATAAGAGGAAATACAAGATATAACCACCTTTCTGTAAGAGCAGCAGTGGCTATTATTTTAGATAGATTATTAGGAGAAAATTAA